In Bicyclus anynana chromosome 1, ilBicAnyn1.1, whole genome shotgun sequence, a single window of DNA contains:
- the LOC128198102 gene encoding nucleolin-like: protein MRDDEPPLLPASPAPGPATPGRRPSRFKRALYSLRSSFRSSSPFHFASLKRSGSAKSSVSDSEIVRGERTMRRKNKKQRADSANAASRSTDSSPTTSKKKTGLLKRMSTIGKRRVDSSTPSSTDVDPMDPEMDADRDSDLESDSKLDETPILEMSLEPEKQEVASADYVEQNPTTSLPESPVPESTVPELSVPESSVPESLVPESPVPETTVPESSVPESSIPESASPEPPFIAIAVDHPVAMRCFTKEAWKRRSKTEIQKPIEESGPGNATKRRIAFVAQTSGAMSEDRDDDDDDDDEDVEEDGGEVGSLEEAVALARQRLAQAHSAPPQSSENNEPEEEGCADMPAYGDLLEPEHKADTDDEPVSVRCAVIAQCAQAVRAMRARHDLRGERS, encoded by the coding sequence ATGCGGGACGACGAGCCCCCGCTGCTGCCCGCCTCCCCCGCGCCCGGCCCCGCCACCCCCGGCCGCCGCCCTTCCCGCTTCAAGCGCGCGCTCTACTCGCTCCGCTCGTCGTTCCGCTCCAGCTCGCCCTTCCACTTCGCGTCGCTTAAGCGCAGCGGGTCGGCCAAGTCCTCAGTGTCCGATAGCGAGATCGTGCGAGGCGAACGCACTATGCGtaggaaaaacaaaaaacaacgcGCAGACTCGGCGAACGCCGCCTCGCGGAGCACCGACAGCTCGCCGACGACGAGCAAGAAGAAAACCGGCTTGCTCAAACGGATGAGCACCATCGGGAAACGACGCGTCGACAGCTCGACCCCTTCCTCCACAGACGTGGACCCCATGGACCCCGAGATGGATGCGGATCGCGACAGCGATCTCGAATCCGATTCGAAACTCGACGAAACGCCGATACTCGAAATGAGTTTGGAACCTGAAAAGCAGGAGGTGGCTTCTGCGGATTATGTAGAACAAAATCCTACCACCTCGTTACCGGAATCCCCGGTGCCTGAATCCACGGTGCCGGAATTGTCAGTACCGGAGTCATCAGTTCCGGAATCATTGGTCCCAGAATCACCGGTCCCAGAAACAACGGTGCCAGAATCGTCGGTGCCGGAGTCATCTATACCGGAATCCGCGTCACCGGAGCCGCCGTTCATAGCCATAGCGGTCGACCATCCTGTAGCGATGCGATGTTTCACAAAAGAGGCGTGGAAGAGGCGCAGTAAAACAGAAATCCAGAAACCGATCGAggagtccggtccggggaacGCGACGAAACGTCGCATCGCATTCGTCGCGCAGACGTCGGGCGCGATGTCGGAGGACCgcgacgatgacgacgacgacgacgacgaggaCGTGGAAGAGGACGGGGGTGAGGTGGGGTCGCTGGAGGAGGCGGTGGCGCTCGCCCGGCAGCGGCTCGCTCAGGCGCACTCCGCGCCGCCGCAGTCGAGCGAGAACAACGAGCCGGAAGAGGAGGGGTGCGCAGACATGCCGGCCTACGGAGACCTGCTCGAGCCCGAGCACAAGGCTGACACCGACGACGAGCCGGTGAGTGTGCGTTGCGCGGTCATCGCTCAGTGCGCGCAGGCTGTCCGTGCGATGCGCGCGCGCCATGACCTTCGAGGAGAGCGCAGCTGA